Proteins found in one Xenopus laevis strain J_2021 chromosome 1L, Xenopus_laevis_v10.1, whole genome shotgun sequence genomic segment:
- the cks2.L gene encoding CDC28 protein kinase regulatory subunit 2 L homeolog has product MSFKNIYYSDKYTDEHYEYRHVVLPKELAKQVPKTHLMSEEEWRRLGVQQSLGWVHYMIHEPEPHILLFRRPLPKEQQK; this is encoded by the exons ATGTCATTCAAGAACATTTACTACTCGGACAAGTACACGGATGAACACTACGAGTACAG GCATGTGGTGTTACCCAAAGAGTTGGCCAAGCAAGTACCCAAAACTCATCTTATGTCTGAAGAAGAGTGGAGAAGGCTTGGTGTGCAGCAAAGCCTTGGATGGGTCCATTATATGATTCATGAACCTG AGCCACACATTCTTCTTTTTAGAAGACCCCTTCCAAAAGAGCAACAGAAATGA